In bacterium, the sequence ACCTTCACCCCCAACTGCAACCACTATCTTTTTCTTTTCCAAACCATATAATATCTCGCATACGTCCTTTATCGTAGAATTAAAATCAAAACTGATACAGGCAACCTCTTTATCCGAATAAACATTATATACAGAAACAACTGGTATCCTCTCTTCAATAAAAAATCTTATATCTGAAGATGGAAGTGGAGAAAGAATAATAAGCCCGTCTATCTTTCTCTTGGAAACAATATGATAAAGTGTTGAGTTCTTATTGGATAGTATTGGTTTTTCTCTTGTAGTATAAAGATGGAGATGGTAGTTATCATTTCTTGCCTCTTCTTCTATACCACTGACTATCCTGGATATAAATGGCTCTCGCCAGTCATATATATTAAAGAAAACTATCCCTACCTCTTTGTTTAATGATTTACCAGGAGTTTTTACTATACTGCCATAACCTACCTTTCTTTCCAGTAATCCTTCCTCTTCAAGTTCATTTAACACACGCCTTGCAGTAGTATTTGAAACATTGTATCTATATATAATCTCTCGCTCAGAAAAACTCTTCACCGCTCCTGAAAGAATACCCCTTTTAAGTTCCTGTTTAATCCTTATGTATGCAGGCTCTTTTAACATCTTCATCTTTTCCATTCTTTTTCTAGTTATAACCCTATTATACCACAAAAAAAATTCTTGTCAAGCGAACTTACAGATAGGGTACATAGATAATATTTATTTGAATATTTTGAATTTTATATCTTCCGGACATCCAGAGG encodes:
- a CDS encoding GntR family transcriptional regulator, whose amino-acid sequence is MEKMKMLKEPAYIRIKQELKRGILSGAVKSFSEREIIYRYNVSNTTARRVLNELEEEGLLERKVGYGSIVKTPGKSLNKEVGIVFFNIYDWREPFISRIVSGIEEEARNDNYHLHLYTTREKPILSNKNSTLYHIVSKRKIDGLIILSPLPSSDIRFFIEERIPVVSVYNVYSDKEVACISFDFNSTIKDVCEILYGLEKKKIVVAVGGEGRLGIKRSREYVIDGYKEFVEGKGVVYEGGFIKENVITQADGYELMREYYELSEGIRPDALIFVSVMAGEGAMRFMKETKTDGWKPTVIPFVAMHISYPLYIYLPYERLGKVAFELLKKQIFEKKREKIFLPVEVVYKRSNVPVLSEPGGSV